A portion of the bacterium HR11 genome contains these proteins:
- the zraR_11 gene encoding Transcriptional regulatory protein ZraR, protein MPVDVLVVDDDLHVRGLLMEYLAQVGYTPHGVASLGEARRVVTERRFSAVLLDLHLPDGNGLDWIPDLREEFPDVAVIVVTGHGDIPQAVEAMRRGADHFLTKPVHLQDLETLLRKSIDIRKVHKQYAARRRLDRREEPFFGDSPAMRRIREMLAVAAESDAPVLLMGETGTGKGVFARWIHEHSARQTGPFVEINCSTLRGELLASELFGHARGAFTSAVDAKEGLVEVADGGTLFLDEIGDMDLSLQAAFLKVLEEKVFRRLGEVRLRRSDFRLICATHQDLEAMVETGRFRRDLFYRINVFPIVLPPLRERVEDIPPLVKYLLRTLGAPHPHVGPEVLRLLTAYPWPGNIRELRNVLERALLLARGEPLRPDHFPGLTAPRRLPRPASPAEPLETARVMEVLRQVGGNKKEAARRLGISRATLYRHLRRMQAS, encoded by the coding sequence ATGCCCGTCGACGTCCTCGTCGTCGATGACGACCTCCATGTGCGGGGCCTTTTGATGGAATACCTGGCCCAAGTCGGATATACGCCCCACGGCGTGGCTTCTCTGGGCGAGGCCCGCCGGGTCGTGACGGAGCGGCGCTTCAGCGCCGTCTTATTAGACCTCCACCTCCCGGACGGCAACGGCCTCGACTGGATTCCCGACCTCCGGGAGGAATTCCCGGACGTCGCCGTTATCGTCGTCACCGGTCATGGAGACATCCCCCAGGCCGTCGAGGCCATGCGGCGAGGGGCCGACCACTTCCTCACGAAACCCGTCCACCTGCAGGACCTGGAAACCCTTCTTCGCAAGAGCATCGACATCCGGAAGGTCCATAAGCAGTACGCCGCTCGACGCCGTCTGGACCGTCGGGAGGAGCCCTTCTTCGGGGACAGTCCGGCCATGCGTCGCATCCGGGAGATGCTCGCCGTCGCCGCCGAAAGCGACGCCCCCGTCCTTCTCATGGGCGAGACCGGTACGGGCAAGGGCGTCTTCGCCCGGTGGATCCACGAACACAGCGCCCGCCAGACCGGACCCTTCGTCGAGATCAACTGCTCGACCCTCCGGGGCGAACTCCTCGCCAGCGAGCTCTTCGGCCACGCCCGGGGTGCCTTCACGTCCGCCGTGGACGCTAAGGAGGGCCTGGTCGAGGTCGCCGACGGCGGGACCCTCTTCCTGGACGAGATCGGTGACATGGACCTGAGCCTCCAGGCGGCCTTCCTGAAGGTCCTGGAGGAAAAGGTCTTCCGCCGTCTCGGCGAGGTCCGGCTCCGGCGGAGCGATTTCCGCCTCATCTGCGCGACGCACCAGGACCTGGAGGCGATGGTCGAGACGGGTCGATTCCGACGGGACCTGTTCTACCGCATCAACGTATTTCCCATCGTTCTGCCGCCCCTGCGGGAGCGAGTCGAGGACATCCCGCCTCTGGTCAAGTACCTGCTACGGACCCTGGGGGCGCCCCATCCCCACGTCGGACCGGAGGTCCTGCGTCTGCTGACGGCATACCCCTGGCCCGGCAACATCCGGGAACTCCGGAATGTCCTGGAACGGGCCCTCCTGTTGGCTCGAGGCGAGCCCCTCCGACCGGACCACTTCCCCGGCCTGACGGCCCCCCGGCGGCTTCCCCGCCCGGCTTCTCCGGCCGAACCCCTGGAGACCGCCCGGGTGATGGAGGTCCTGAGGCAAGTCGGCGGCAACAAGAAAGAAGCCGCCCGCCGCCTGGGCATCTCCCGAGCGACGCTGTACCGCCACCTGCGGCGGATGCAAGCCTCATGA
- the rpoC gene encoding DNA-directed RNA polymerase subunit beta': MATIFQQPAQRRKRERNINDIVAIRIGLASPEKIRSWSFGEVKKPETINYRTFKPERDGLFCARIFGPVSDYECLCGRYRKLKYKGVVCEKCGVEVTEKRVRRERMGHIELAAPVAHIWYVRNVPSRMGLLLGLTARELERVIYYESYIVVDPGDTDLQFCQILTQEEYRDLRKQYGHRFVAKMGAEGIREVLRKIDLAALAQELREEMKTSPSRQRKIRAAKRLRVVEAFLRSGQKPEWMVLDVIPVLPPELRPLVPLEGGRFATSDLNDLYRRVINRNNRLKKLLELHAPEVIIRNEKRMLQEAVDALLDNGRRSRIMKGAQRRPLKSLSDNLKGKHGRFRQNLLGKRVDFSGRAVIVVGPELKLWQCALPKKMALELFKPFVYHQLEKMGITDLVRRAKELVAREDPQVWDALEQVVRDHPVLLNRAPTLHRLSIQAFQPVLIDEKAIRIHPLVCTAYNADFDGDQMGVHVPISPEAQLEAATLMLSVNNILSPANGKPLASPTQDMVLGIYYLTVRKPTPDGAAPDRTPYFGTADEVLMAYQLGHVQTHTPIRFRFSGLLIDTEAQGNTQDILYAAKEEVRNRWIDTTVGRVLFHAALPPHMPFVNGVLKKKGVASLVHFVYLKYGMRKTVELLDALKDVGFRFATKAGISMGAFDDLVIPQNKWEIIENARKEVRRVEERYRRGEMTAREKYNHVVAIWSRVTEDVMQEMIREMRDQAIERGELNPVYVMVDSGARGSDVQIRQLAGMRGLMAKPSGEIIETPITSNFREGLSVLEYFISTHGARKGLADTALKTADAGYLTRRLVDVAQDVYVTEHDCGTMEGIYIEPLIEDGEIVEPLRERVVGRIAAEAIRDPLTGEIIVGANEMIDEEKAFLLEEAGIDRVKIRSVLTCQSRRGVCVLCFGRDLATGRLVQIGTPVGIIAAQSIGEPGTQLTMRTFHYGGTAGRIGEVSQHRSKHGGIVQFRGLQTIRNKAGHQIAVNRKGQVVVIDPDGRERERYTVVYGARVLVENGQFVEPDTPLVEWDPYSSVILCEHEGTVRYHDIRVGETVQEEIDEVTKNRDLVVVDFAVGKTVLKPSIEIVDKAGEVIATYLLPTGARLVVQEDQKVYPGDVLAKIPRETTKTKDITGGLPRVEALFEARKPAEPAVIAEIDGIVRFMGINEKGQRIIRIEGEGGVEKEYVLPRGAHVIVRDGEAVEAGEPLMEGPVNPTDILRVLGVRELEKYLLNEIQRVYRSQGVSIDDKYIEVIIRQMTRWFRIEDVGDTDFLYREIVDKFRFMDKNAEVAARGGKPATGTPVLLGITRAALSTDSWISAASFQETTRVLTEAAIRGSTDYLYGLKENVIVGRLVPCGTGSPYYRQVRIEKDTTIEERIVPAAYEEPAELATPPSVSVSEETA, from the coding sequence GTGGCCACCATCTTTCAACAGCCCGCCCAACGGCGGAAAAGGGAACGGAACATCAACGACATCGTGGCCATTCGCATCGGGTTGGCTTCCCCGGAGAAGATCCGCTCGTGGTCTTTCGGGGAGGTCAAGAAACCCGAGACCATTAACTACCGGACCTTCAAGCCGGAACGGGATGGCCTGTTCTGTGCCCGGATCTTCGGGCCCGTCAGCGACTACGAATGTCTGTGCGGCCGATACCGGAAGCTGAAGTACAAGGGCGTCGTCTGCGAGAAGTGCGGTGTCGAGGTCACGGAAAAACGCGTCCGCCGGGAGCGGATGGGCCACATCGAGCTGGCGGCGCCCGTCGCTCACATCTGGTACGTCCGGAACGTCCCGAGCCGGATGGGCCTCCTGTTGGGTCTGACGGCCCGGGAGCTCGAACGAGTCATCTACTATGAGTCCTACATCGTCGTCGACCCCGGCGACACAGACCTCCAATTCTGTCAGATCTTGACCCAGGAAGAGTACCGGGACCTCCGCAAGCAGTACGGCCACCGATTCGTCGCCAAGATGGGTGCCGAGGGCATCCGGGAGGTCCTGCGGAAGATCGACTTGGCCGCCCTGGCGCAGGAGCTCCGGGAGGAGATGAAGACGTCGCCGTCCCGTCAGCGGAAGATCCGGGCGGCCAAGCGCCTCCGGGTCGTCGAGGCCTTCCTCCGCTCTGGCCAGAAGCCCGAGTGGATGGTCTTGGACGTCATTCCCGTCCTTCCGCCTGAACTGCGGCCCCTCGTACCCCTGGAGGGCGGCCGATTTGCCACCTCAGACCTGAACGACCTGTACCGGCGGGTCATCAACCGGAACAACCGCCTGAAGAAGCTCCTGGAACTCCACGCCCCGGAGGTCATCATCCGCAATGAAAAGCGCATGCTCCAGGAGGCCGTCGACGCCCTCCTCGACAACGGCCGGCGGTCTCGCATCATGAAGGGGGCCCAGCGGCGACCCCTGAAGTCTCTCAGCGATAATCTCAAGGGCAAGCATGGCCGCTTCCGGCAGAACCTCCTGGGGAAGCGGGTCGACTTCTCGGGTCGAGCCGTCATCGTCGTCGGCCCTGAGCTGAAGTTGTGGCAGTGCGCCCTCCCCAAGAAGATGGCCCTCGAGCTGTTCAAGCCCTTCGTATACCACCAGCTCGAGAAGATGGGCATCACGGACCTCGTCCGCCGGGCCAAGGAACTGGTCGCCCGAGAAGACCCCCAGGTGTGGGACGCCCTCGAACAGGTCGTCCGGGACCATCCCGTCCTCCTGAACCGGGCCCCGACCCTGCACCGCCTGAGCATCCAGGCCTTCCAGCCCGTCCTGATCGACGAGAAGGCCATCCGGATCCATCCCCTCGTCTGCACGGCCTACAACGCCGACTTCGACGGGGACCAGATGGGCGTCCACGTCCCTATCTCCCCGGAGGCCCAGCTCGAGGCCGCGACCCTCATGCTGTCCGTCAACAACATCCTGTCGCCGGCCAACGGCAAGCCCCTGGCGTCGCCGACCCAGGACATGGTCCTCGGCATTTACTACCTGACGGTCCGGAAGCCGACCCCCGACGGAGCGGCGCCCGATCGGACGCCCTACTTCGGGACGGCCGACGAAGTCCTGATGGCCTATCAGTTGGGTCACGTCCAGACGCATACGCCCATCCGGTTCCGCTTCTCGGGCCTCCTCATCGACACCGAGGCCCAGGGGAACACGCAGGACATCCTGTACGCTGCCAAGGAGGAGGTCCGGAATCGGTGGATCGACACGACCGTCGGTCGGGTCCTCTTCCATGCGGCCCTGCCGCCCCATATGCCCTTCGTCAACGGCGTCCTGAAGAAGAAGGGCGTGGCCTCCCTGGTCCACTTCGTGTACCTCAAGTACGGGATGCGGAAGACCGTCGAACTCCTGGACGCCTTGAAGGACGTGGGCTTCCGGTTTGCCACGAAGGCCGGCATCTCGATGGGCGCCTTTGACGACCTGGTCATTCCCCAAAATAAATGGGAAATCATCGAAAACGCCCGGAAGGAAGTCCGCCGGGTCGAGGAACGCTACCGCCGGGGCGAGATGACCGCCCGGGAGAAGTACAACCACGTCGTCGCCATCTGGTCCCGGGTCACCGAGGACGTCATGCAGGAGATGATCCGGGAGATGCGGGACCAGGCCATCGAACGGGGCGAGCTGAACCCCGTGTACGTCATGGTCGACTCGGGCGCCCGGGGTTCGGACGTCCAGATCCGCCAGCTCGCCGGGATGCGGGGCCTGATGGCGAAGCCCTCCGGCGAGATCATCGAGACGCCCATCACGTCCAACTTCCGGGAGGGCCTGTCGGTCCTCGAGTACTTCATCTCGACCCACGGGGCCCGCAAGGGCTTGGCCGACACGGCCCTCAAGACGGCCGACGCCGGGTACCTGACCCGTCGGCTGGTCGACGTGGCCCAGGACGTCTACGTCACCGAGCACGACTGCGGCACGATGGAGGGGATTTACATCGAGCCCCTCATCGAGGACGGTGAGATCGTCGAACCCCTGCGGGAGCGCGTCGTGGGCCGCATCGCCGCCGAGGCCATCCGGGACCCCCTGACGGGCGAGATCATCGTCGGGGCCAACGAGATGATCGACGAGGAGAAGGCCTTCCTCCTGGAAGAGGCCGGCATCGACCGGGTCAAGATCCGGTCTGTCCTGACCTGCCAGAGCCGGCGGGGCGTCTGTGTCCTGTGCTTCGGCCGGGACCTGGCGACGGGCCGACTCGTCCAGATCGGGACCCCCGTCGGGATCATCGCCGCCCAGTCCATCGGCGAGCCGGGGACCCAGCTCACGATGCGGACGTTCCACTACGGCGGCACGGCCGGTCGCATCGGGGAGGTCTCCCAGCACCGCTCCAAGCACGGGGGTATCGTGCAGTTCCGGGGCCTCCAGACGATCCGCAACAAGGCCGGCCACCAGATCGCCGTCAACCGCAAGGGTCAGGTCGTCGTCATCGACCCCGACGGCCGGGAACGGGAGCGCTATACGGTCGTCTACGGCGCCCGGGTCCTGGTCGAAAACGGCCAGTTCGTCGAACCCGACACGCCCCTCGTCGAGTGGGACCCCTACTCGTCGGTCATCCTGTGCGAGCACGAGGGGACCGTCCGGTACCACGACATCCGGGTCGGTGAGACCGTCCAGGAAGAGATCGACGAGGTCACCAAGAATCGAGACCTGGTCGTCGTCGATTTCGCCGTCGGCAAGACCGTCCTGAAGCCGTCCATCGAGATCGTCGACAAGGCCGGGGAGGTCATCGCCACCTACCTCCTGCCGACAGGCGCCCGTCTGGTCGTCCAGGAGGACCAGAAGGTTTACCCGGGCGACGTCTTGGCCAAGATCCCCCGGGAGACGACGAAGACGAAAGACATCACGGGCGGTCTGCCGCGGGTCGAAGCCCTCTTCGAGGCCCGGAAGCCGGCCGAGCCGGCCGTCATCGCCGAGATTGACGGCATCGTCCGCTTCATGGGCATTAACGAGAAGGGCCAGCGGATCATCCGCATCGAGGGCGAGGGCGGTGTCGAGAAGGAGTACGTCCTCCCGCGAGGCGCTCACGTCATCGTCCGGGACGGCGAGGCCGTCGAGGCCGGCGAGCCCCTCATGGAGGGACCCGTGAATCCGACGGATATCCTGCGGGTCCTGGGCGTGCGGGAGCTCGAAAAGTACCTCCTGAACGAGATCCAGCGGGTGTACCGCTCCCAGGGCGTCAGCATCGACGACAAGTACATCGAGGTCATCATCCGCCAGATGACCCGGTGGTTCCGCATCGAGGACGTCGGCGATACCGACTTCCTGTACCGGGAGATCGTCGATAAGTTCCGCTTCATGGACAAGAACGCCGAGGTCGCCGCCCGGGGCGGCAAGCCGGCGACGGGCACGCCCGTCCTGCTCGGCATCACGCGGGCGGCCCTCAGCACCGACAGCTGGATCTCGGCGGCGTCCTTCCAGGAAACGACCCGAGTCCTCACGGAGGCGGCCATCCGCGGGAGCACCGACTACCTGTACGGCTTAAAGGAAAACGTCATCGTCGGGCGCCTGGTCCCCTGCGGAACGGGCAGTCCCTACTACCGGCAGGTCCGTATCGAGAAGGACACGACCATCGAGGAGCGCATCGTCCCGGCCGCCTACGAGGAGCCGGCCGAGCTGGCGACCCCGCCGAGCGTCTCCGTCTCCGAAGAAACGGCCTAA